The Camelina sativa cultivar DH55 chromosome 14, Cs, whole genome shotgun sequence genome includes a window with the following:
- the LOC104743324 gene encoding mediator of RNA polymerase II transcription subunit 15a-like has protein sequence MDNNNWRPSLPNGEPALDTGDWRTQLPPDSRQKIVNKIMETLKKHFPFSGPEGINELRRIAARFEEKIFSGAVNQTDYLRKISMKMLTMETKSQNAAGSSSSIPAANNGTSMDSIPTNQGILLPGSLP, from the exons ATGGATAATAACAATTGGAGGCCTTCTCTTCCAAACGGAGAACCTGCCTTGGACACTGGTGACTGGAGAACTCAATTGCCACCTGATTCACGTCAGAAGATTGTCAACAAGAT AATGGAAACACTAAAGAAGCACTTTCCATTTTCTGGACCAGAGGGAATCAACGAGCTCAGGAGAATTGCTGCCAGATTTGAGGAGAAAATTTTCAGCGGTGCTGTTAATCAG ACTGATTACCTTCGGAAAATATCCATGAAGATGCTAACTATGGAGACTAAATCGCAAAATGCAGCTGGTTCTTCCTCATCTATCCCTGCCGCTAATAATGGAACATCCATGGATTCGA TACCCACCAATCAAGGTATCCTTCTTCCAGGATCGTTGCCA
- the LOC104740267 gene encoding chlorophyll a-b binding protein CP24 10B, chloroplastic-like isoform X2 — MAMAVSGAVLSGLGSSFLAGGKRSATALGSGVGTGAQRVGRKTLIVAAAATQSKKSWIPAVKGGGNLLDPEWLDGSLPGDFGFDPLGLGKDPAFLKWYREAELIHGRWAMAAVLGIFVGQAWSGVPWFEAGAEPSAIAPFSFGSLLGTQLLLMGWVESKRWVDFFNPDSQSVEXVEWATPWSRTAENFANYTGDQGYPGGRFFDPLGLAGKNRDGVYEPDREKLERLKLAEIKHSRLAMVAMLIFYFEAGQGKTPLGALGL; from the exons ATGGCGATGGCCGTCTCCGGAGCTGTCCTCAGTGGGCTTGGTTCTTCTTTCCTCGCCGGAGGCAAGAGGAGTGCCACCGCGTTGGGAAGCGGCGTAGGCACTGGAGCTCAGAGAGTTGGCAGGAAAACTCTGATCGTCGCTGCTGCGGCTACTCAGTCTAAGAAATCTTGGATCCCTGCCGTTAAAGGTGGCGGCAACCTCCTTGACCCTGAATGGCTTGATGGCTC GCTACCGGGAGATTTCGGGTTCGACCCATTGGGTTTGGGAAAGGACCCGGCTTTTCTGAAATGGTACAGAGAGGCTGAGCTGATCCATGGCCGATGGGCGATGGCGGCAGTTCTTGGGATCTTCGTCGGCCAGGCATGGAGCGGTGTGCCGTGGTTCGAAGCTGGAGCTGAGCCAAGCGCGATCGCTCCCTTCTCCTTCGGGTCGCTTCTTGGAACCCAATTGCTTCTCATGGGTTGGGTGGAGAGCAAACGGTGGGTCGATTTCTTCAACCCGGATTCTCAAAGTGTTGA ATNGGTTGAGTGGGCGACACCGTGGTCAAGGACTGCCGAGAATTTCGCAAACTATACCGGTGATCAGGGATACCCCGGTGGAAGATTCTTCGATCCGTTGGGTCTCGCCGGCAAAAATCGCGACGGTGTTTATGAGCCGGACAGAGAGAAGCTGGAGCGGTTGAAATTGGCAGAGATTAAGCACTCGAGGCTCGCAATGGTTGCCATGTTGATCTTTTACTTTGAGGCCGGCCAGGGGAAAACGCCTCTCGGTGCTCTTGGTTTGTGA
- the LOC104740267 gene encoding chlorophyll a-b binding protein CP24 10B, chloroplastic-like isoform X1, with protein MAMAVSGAVLSGLGSSFLAGGKRSATALGSGVGTGAQRVGRKTLIVAAAATQSKKSWIPAVKGGGNLLDPEWLDGSLPGDFGFDPLGLGKDPAFLKWYREAELIHGRWAMAAVLGIFVGQAWSGVPWFEAGAEPSAIAPFSFGSLLGTQLLLMGWVESKRWVDFFNPDSQSVEWATPWSRTAENFANYTGDQGYPGGRFFDPLGLAGKNRDGVYEPDREKLERLKLAEIKHSRLAMVAMLIFYFEAGQGKTPLGALGL; from the exons ATGGCGATGGCCGTCTCCGGAGCTGTCCTCAGTGGGCTTGGTTCTTCTTTCCTCGCCGGAGGCAAGAGGAGTGCCACCGCGTTGGGAAGCGGCGTAGGCACTGGAGCTCAGAGAGTTGGCAGGAAAACTCTGATCGTCGCTGCTGCGGCTACTCAGTCTAAGAAATCTTGGATCCCTGCCGTTAAAGGTGGCGGCAACCTCCTTGACCCTGAATGGCTTGATGGCTC GCTACCGGGAGATTTCGGGTTCGACCCATTGGGTTTGGGAAAGGACCCGGCTTTTCTGAAATGGTACAGAGAGGCTGAGCTGATCCATGGCCGATGGGCGATGGCGGCAGTTCTTGGGATCTTCGTCGGCCAGGCATGGAGCGGTGTGCCGTGGTTCGAAGCTGGAGCTGAGCCAAGCGCGATCGCTCCCTTCTCCTTCGGGTCGCTTCTTGGAACCCAATTGCTTCTCATGGGTTGGGTGGAGAGCAAACGGTGGGTCGATTTCTTCAACCCGGATTCTCAAAGTGTTGAGTGGGCGACACCGTGGTCAAGGACTGCTGAGAATTTCGCAAACTATACCGGTGATCAGGGATACCCCGGTGGAAG ATTCTTCGATCCGTTGGGTCTCGCCGGCAAAAATCGCGACGGTGTTTATGAGCCGGACAGAGAGAAGCTGGAGCGGTTGAAATTGGCAGAGATTAAGCACTCGAGGCTCGCAATGGTTGCCATGTTGATCTTTTACTTTGAGGCCGGCCAGGGGAAAACGCCTCTCGGTGCTCTTGGTTTGTGA
- the LOC104740266 gene encoding probable 37S ribosomal protein S28, mitochondrial: MALHLARRQQRLPSNPYLIRLFSNSSSDSPSKVANASVEKSSQSPSSPSPSDSSPFFDIKTTLKQKLQNQQEQGRRTFPRSDAQSQNRGPISFSGNQSRVSQHDLGKNLAKFQRRSTVPPPRDPSQSPPQVSFEALFNKQKAAPNSSDPRNRKAQSFDSSTLLANLKNLRTQPNTSNNIGKRGSLLGNFKSTGGEAMPMSPERREGETEDTITEFLTFYNEEELGEKLRMLRPEGDKQEGWFSLQELNQRLVKLRQVEEKEAQSRTKNFAALRNVISSIKNDSDKNEVLTQQNVAIMCHLGGTPEYKLLPPKEELVETYFHPDNMSSAEKMKIELTKVREELKMSESDCGSARVQVAQLTTKIKHLSSSLHKKDKHSRKGLLGMVQKRKKLLKYLRRTDWNSYCLVLSKLSLRDNPEYKL, from the exons ATGGCGCTTCATCTCGCCAGACGCCAACAAAGGTTACCATCAAACCCATATTTGATTCGGCTTTTCTCAAATTCGTCATCGGACTCACCTTCCAAAGTAGCAAACGCATCTGTTGAAAAATCCTCTCAGTCACCGTCTTCTCCGTCTCCGTCGGACTCTTCTCCCTTCTTCGACATCAAGACCACACTGAAACAGAAACTGCAGAATCAGCAAGAGCAAGGTAGGAGAACATTCCCCAGATCCGATGCCCAATCTCAGAATCGCGGACCGATTAGTTTCTCCGGTAACCAGTCACGCGTGTCTCAGCATGATTTGGGGAAGAACCTCGCCAAGTTTCAGCGGAGATCCACCGTTCCACCTCCGAGGGATCCATCACAGTCCCCGCCGCAGGTTTCCTTTGAGGCGCTTTTTAATAAGCAGAAGGCCGCACCAAACTCATCGGATCCTAGAAATCGGAAAGCCCAGTCTTTCGATTCGAGCACCTTACTGGCAAATTTGAAGAATTTGAGGACGCAGCCTAACACTTCGAACAACATAGGGAAGAGAGGAAGTTTGTTAGGGAACTTCAAGAGCACTGGAGGAGAAGCAATGCCCATGTCCCCGGAGAGAAGGGAGGGTGAAACAGAGGATACGATTACAGAGTTCTTAACGTTTTATAACGAAGAGGAATTAGGTGAGAAACTAAGGATGCTTAGACCAGAGGGAGATAAACAAGAAGGATGGTTCTCTTTACAGGAGTTGAATCAGAGGTTGGTTAAGCTAAGGCAAGTGGAAGAGAAAGAGGCCCAATCTCGGACTAAGAACTTTGCGGCACTCAGAAATGTTATATCATCTATTAAGAATGACTCTGACAAAAATGAAGTTCTTACCC AGCAGAATGTTGCCATTATGTGCCATCTGGGTGGTACCCCTGAATACAAGCTTCTTCCTCCAAAAGAGGAGCTAGTTGAGACT TATTTCCACCCAGATAACATGTCCTCTGCGGAGAAGATGAAAATTGAGCTCACGAAAGTAAGGGAAGAGTTAAAGATGTCGGAATCAGATTGTGGTTCTGCACGTGTGCAAG TGGCACAACTCACTACTAAGATCAAGCATTTATCCTCCTCTCTACACAAAAAG GACAAGCATTCACGGAAGGGGCTATTAGGAATGGTgcagaaaaggaagaaactgtTGAAGTATCTAAGACGAACTGACTGGAATTCTTACTGCCTTGTCCTGTCAAAACTCAGCCTTCGTGACAACCCGGAGTACAAGTTATAA
- the LOC104740263 gene encoding probable disease resistance protein At5g63020 yields MDVRSLGADEAWDLFCERIGKVTLESHPDIPVLARLLVERCRGSSLALGVIGVTMTGKTLVQEWRYAIDALTLSAAKFSGMEDEILPVLKFSYDSLKDERVKQCFQYCALFPKDDIISKQDLVEYWIDEGIIDGKEDRYRAEEEGYEIIGYLVHACLLTEHKFPHSVTMPTLVRDMALWVASNLGEEKENFIVKAKAKLDDLPNVKDWTGVTRMSLSGNRIKNISCSPDCPKLTTLFLHFNDLDKISSGFFMFMPNLMVLDLTGNIGLDELPEEISRLVSLQYLNLSHTNIKELPRGLKELRKLVHLNLEFTGWLKGIAGISSLSNLQVLKLYGTCFYLDIKLVEELQLLKHLKVLTVSVGDAYVWERFMSITRLASCTRGVTLRHCEAGADGISIAATSSRLSVLEIYESNIREIKIAKNVDDESKNSPRSTLSNTWNFQHLVNVEICKCQGLRELTWLLFAPSLVWLKVKESPQIKEIISKDKAASFMNVEAYEIIIPFLRLRHLELENLEELDSIYWSPLSFPLLMKIDVFGCPKLWKLPLSSCSASGSNLVIYGEEEWIQNIQWDEEDTKERFTLKIIKSKVPAEHSHNQSELELRKRVAYLEEENLTIKLRLEKIEMLLWEQRGEQQQYMPPQGLNMQTVVHQQQTGSQSHVPGMQLLLQQQQQPNLIQDDVQNRLQEYSGMLLPQNVIHEQRHSKRTHPEMPSTSRDSSGTVNGDDWQEKVFQKITSMKEVYLPDMTEINHRVSAKLQNGFLPHQERSDEFEKLKLFKTMIERMIRFLTVPKSDIMPALKDKVDYYEKQLINFLNMHRPRVAAALQQGQLLAQTQTNARLNKKPKKKNSNNVEK; encoded by the exons ATGGACGTAAGATCTTTGGGAGCAGATGAAGCATGGGATTTGTTCTGCGAGAGAATTGGGAAAGTTACCTTGGAGAGTCACCCGGACATCCCTGTACTCGCAAGGTTACTCGTGGAGAGATGCAGAGGCTCATCGCTCGCACTTGGCGTCATTGGTGTGACTATGACAGGAAAGACTTTGGTGCAAGAATGGCGGTATGCAATTGACGCTTTGACTTTATCTGCGGCTAAGTTTTCAGGTATGGAAGATGAGATCCTTCCGGTTTTGAAGTTTAGCTACGATAGTTTGAAGGATGAGAGAGTGAAACAGTGTTTTCAATACTGTGCTTTATTCCCAAAAGATGACATAATATCAAAACAAGATTTGGTAGAGTATTGGATAGATGAAGGAATCATTGATGGGAAAGAAGATAGATATAGAGCAGAGGAGGAGGGTTACGAGATAATTGGTTACCTTGTTCATGCTTGTCTATTGACTGAACATAAATTTCCGCATAGCGTGACCATGCCTACCTTGGTTCGTGACATGGCCTTGTGGGTAGCATCAAATCTTGGGGAGGAGAAAGAAAACTTCATTGTGAAAGCCAAAGCAAAACTTGATGACCTTCCAAATGTCAAGGATTGGACAGGTGTGACTAGGATGTCATTGTCGGGTAATCGCATCAAGAACATAAGTTGTAGTCCAGATTGTCCCAAGCTGACAACCCTGTTCCTCCATTTCAATGATCTGGATAAAATCTCAAGTGGATTCTTTATGTTTATGCCTAATCTTATGGTTTTGGATCTAACGGGAAACATTGGCCTTGACGAGTTGCCTGAAGAGATTTCGAGACTGGTCTCTTTGCAGTATCTCAACTTATCACATACAAATATAAAAGAACTGCCTCGGGGTTTAAAAGAGCTAAGGAAACTTGTACACCTGAACCTGGAGTTTACTGGATGGCTTAAAGGAATAGCGGGGATATCAAGTTTATCAAATCTGCAAGTTCTAAAACTGTATGGTACTTGTTTCTATTTAGATATCAAACTGGTGGAGGAGTTACAGCTCCTGAAGCATTTAAAAGTTTTGACCGTCTCTGTGGGTGATGCCTATGTCTGGGAACGATTCATGAGCATTACCAGATTGGCAAGTTGCACTCGCGGTGTAACTCTTAGGCACTGTGAAGCAGGGGCAGATGGGATATCTATTGCCGCGACTTCAAGTAGGCTTAGCGTCCTCGAGATATATGAGTCGAACATAAGGGAAATAAAGATTGCTAagaatgttgatgatgaaagcAAGAATAGTCCAAGAAGTACACTGAGTAATACCTGGAACTTCCAGCACCTTGTCAATGTGGAAATATGCAAATGCCAGGGTCTGCGGGAGTTGACGTGGTTGCTCTTTGCTCCGAGTCTTGTTTGGCTAAAGGTTAAAGAGTCACCACAGATAAAGGAAATAATAAGCAAAGACAAAGCTGCCAGCTTTATGAATGTTGAAGCATATGAAATTATTATACCCTTTCTGAGGTTGAGACACCTCGAGTTAGAAAACCTGGAAGAACTGGATAGCATCTATTGGAGTCCTTTGTCTTTTCCTCTTCTAATGAAAATCGATGTATTTGGCTGTCCGAAACTCTGGAAACTTCCTCTCAGTTCTTGCAGTGCCAGCGGCAGTAACCTTGTCATTTATGGAGAGGAAGAGTGGATCCAGAATATTCAATGGGACGAGGAAGATACTAAGGAGCGGTTCACCCTGAAAATTATAAAG AGCAAAGTACCTGCGGAGCATTCACATAACCAGTCGGAGTTAGAGTTGAGGAAGAGAGTAGCGTATCTTGAGGAAGAGAATCTAACCATCAAACTACGGCTGGAGAAGATAGAGATGTTGTTATGGGAGCAACGGGGAGAGCAGCAGCAGTATATGCCTCCACAAGGCCTGAATATGCAGACAGTGGTGCATCAGCAACAGACGGGATCTCAAAGTCATGTTCCGGGAATGCAGCTattattacaacaacaacaacaacctaaTCTGATACAAGATGATGTGCAAAATAGGCTTCAAGAATATTCAGGCATGCTTCTACCTCAAAATGTAATTCACGAACAGAGGCATTCCAAAAGAACACATCCAGAGATGCCATCAA CATCACGGGATTCTAGTGGAACTGTGAATGGAGATGATTGGCAAGAGAAGGTTTTCCAGAAG ATCACATCCATGAAAGAAGTATACTTACCAGATATGACTGAAATTAACCATAGAGTTTCAGCCAAGTTGCAGAAC GGATTTCTTCCCCATCAAGAAAGATCAGATGAGTTTGAGAAGTTGAAACTCTTCAAGACAATGATAGAGAGAATGATACGATTCCTAACTGTTCCAAAGAGTGATATCATGCCTGCATTAAAGGATAAGGTGGATTACTATGAGAAGCAGcttataaatttcttaaatatgCACAGGCCAAGGGTGGCGGCGGCATTACAGCAAGGGCAGCTTCTTGCGCAAACTCAGACAAAtgcaagattaaacaaaaaaccaaaaaaaaaaaactcaaataatgTAGAGAAATAA
- the LOC104740265 gene encoding uncharacterized protein LOC104740265 has product MTGGDWIHEAMGDDSLVAEALICLLHSEPSSPPETKCGGGGGGASDLKLKWTVRQRRTKSASMRKKGDDNNTRASPTTPLSWSGATSFSGGGAGAVDGFEESSGAVKLSEAVRSKISQTNVTTTIPFKRSRKKKTLAQLKEEESLLLKEKKGLKNELASMRELLKQQKARNESLKKMQAESQKNEDSSFLLPDLNIPLDNNNPSPDM; this is encoded by the exons ATGACCGGCGGAGACTGGATTCATGAAGCTATGGGTGATGATTCATTGGTGGCGGAGGCTCTGATCTGCCTTCTCCATTCTGAGCCGTCGTCACCTCCTGAGACGAAgtgcggcggcggcggcggcggcgcgTCGGATCTCAAGCTGAAGTGGACGGTGCGTCAGAGGAGGACCAAGTCGGCGTCTATGAGGAAGAAGGGAGATGATAATAATACGCGTGCTAGTCCCACGACGCCTCTTTCATGGAGCGGTGCCACTTCTTTTAGCGGCGGTGGTGCTGGTGCCGTTGATGGATTTGAGGAGTCAAGCGGTGCTGTGAAACTGTCTGAGGCCGTTAGATCTAAG ATATCACAAACGAATGTAACAACAACAATCCCTTTCAAgagatcaagaaagaaaaag ACGCTTGCTCAACTTAAAGAAGAGGAGAGTTTGCTCTTAAAGGAAAAGAAAGGCTTGAAAAAT GAACTCGCCAGTATGCGGGAACTGCTCAAGCaacaaaaagcaagaaacgagTCTTTAAAGAAGATgcag GCTGAATCACAAAAGAATGAGGATTCCTCCTTCTTGCTCCCTGACCTTAACATACCTCTGGATAACAACAATCCGAGCCCTGATATGTAA